CCATGAACAGGAGCTGCTCGATCTGCCAAACAAGGTGATGCAAGACATACGCGGCAATCAAATATCGATGATATTTCAGGATCCGATGGTATCGCTAAACCCAGTGCACAAAATTAAGAAGCAGATCATGGAACCGATTTTGCTTCATCAAAAGAAAAGCAAACAAGAGGCGCTGGGCGCCGCCAAACAGCTTTTGGAGCAAGTGGGTATATCCGATCCGGAAAAACGGCTTGACGAATATCCCCATCAACTGTCAGGCGGCATGCGGCAACGTGTCATGATTGCGATGGCGCTTGCTTGTAAACCTTCTTTGCTGATTGCCGATGAACCTACAACCGCACTTGACGTGACGATACAAGCGCAAGTGCTTCAGATCATGAAACAACAGCAAGAACAGACGGGAGTTTCCATTTTGCTGATTACTCATGATCTGGGTGTGGTTGCGGAAATGGCAGACCGGGTACTTGTGATGTATGCGGGGCGAATTGTGGAAGAGGGGGATGTGGCTGCTATTTTCGAGCGGCCGTTGCATCCCTATACAAGGGCGCTTCTGCAAAGTGTTCCCAAACTGGATGGAAAGAATGAACGTCTTGCTTCGATTCCAGGTACTGTACCGAGTCCATTTGATCTGCCGCAAGGCTGTCCGTTTCACGCGCGGTGTTTTTATGCAACAGATCCATGCAAGGCGGAGTTTCCTGCCATTTCAAAGCATACCAATCAATCTGCTGCGTGCTGGAATCCTCTGAACAGGGAGGAATCGTATGTCTGAGCCGCTTCTTTCCGTGCAAAACATAAAACGGCATTTCTCCGCAGGCGGAGGAATGTTCAGGAAAACGCGTCGCGCCGTAAAGGCGGTCGATGGTGTCAGTTTTGCTATCGGGCAAGGGGAAACGCTGGGGCTTGTCGGCGAGTCGGGCTGCGGAAAATCTACGACAGGCAGGATGATTGTAGGCCTGTTGGCACCGACAGACGGAGAGATTTTCTTTCAGGGCCAATCGATTGCGGAAAAGACAATCCGGCGTAATGCGGGCAAAAATTTGCAAATGGTGTTCCAGGATCCGTATGCATCCCTCAACCCCCGCATGGTCATTCGGCAAATCGTTGCGGAACCGCTTTTGCTGCAAAATTGGGGAAGCAGGGCGGAACGGGATAAACGGGTGGATGAACTCCTGGAGCGGGTCGGACTTGCCTCCTATCATGCAAGCCGCTATCCTGATGAATTTTCGGGAGGTCAGCGTCAGCGGATCGGGATTGCCAGAGCGTTAGCCCTCTCTCCAAAACTGATTGTCTGTGATGAACCGATATCGGCGCTTGATGTATCGATTCAGGCGCAAATCCTTAATCTTCTCACGGATATCCAACAGGATCTGGGAATTTCGTATTTGTTTATCTCACATGGACTGCAAGCCGTTAAATATGTCAGCCACAAGATTGCTGTCATGTATCTGGGGAAAATCGTCGAGCAGGCTGAGGGAGATTCTCTTTTTTCCAATCCTCTGCATCCCTATACGAAAGCTCTTCTTTCTGCTGTCCCGGAACCGGATCCGAGTCGCCGCGAACGGGAGCGGATCGTTTTAAGCGGGGATCTTCCAAGCCCCTCCAATCCGCCAAAAGGGTGCCGGTTTCATACCCGCTGTCCAACGGCCATGGAGCGCTGCAAAACGGAAGAACCGACGCCTCTTACTGTGGCGGAGGATCGTCAAATCGCCTGTTTTCTTTATGAATAAAATTGTTATGAGGTGAGAGTATGCAAGAAGAAATGTATCTGGAAACCCTGCGAACTCTTTGGAAACAGCAGTGGCCCAATCATTTGCCGTCGGAACCGAACTATCCTTTTGGCGAAGTTCCGCTGACAACCTATCTGCAAAGATGGGCAGAAAGGCAGCCCGATCATCCGGTTTTGATCTATTACGGGCGGGAAGTGAGTTTTCGCGAACTGGATGATCTCAGCAGCCGGTTTTCTTCCTGTCTTGCCGATTTGGGGCTTACAAAAGGGGATAGGGTGGCTGTTTTCCTGCCGAATTGCCCGCAGTTTCATATCGCGTTTTACGGAATTTTGAAACTGGGCTGTGTCCATGTTCCGGTTAATCCCATGTTTAAAGAACTGGAACTTATTTATGAACTCAGTGACAGTGGCGCCCGTGTGATTGTCACATTGGATCAGTTTGTGCCGCTGGTCCAATCTGTCGTGGATCAAACGCCCGTACATACGGTGCTTGTGACGCGGTTCTCCGATTTTTTGCCGCAAAATCCGACGATTCCTGTTCACAAAACGATGACGGATGCAAATGTGGATCTTACGGGAACCGTTCCCTTTATGGAGACACTTCTTCTGCAAAAGGCGGATTATCCGAACATGGATGTAGGCTTGGACGATGTAGTGGCTTTTAACTACACCGGCGGCACGACAGGGATGCCAAAGGGCTGCGAGCACACGCAGCGGGATATGATCTATACGGCTGCCACCAGTGCAACTTACACCATTGAATCTAAACCGGGCGACATCAGCCTGATCTATGTGCCTATTTTTTGGATTGCAGGCGAAAACAGCGGGCTGATCGCGCCGGTCTTTACAGGGAATACATGCATATTGCTGACAAGATGGGACGCGGAAGCGGTTCTTACCGCGATCGATCTTTACAAAGTCACCAATACCGGCGGAGTTGTCGATAATCTGGTGGAACTTATGGAGCATCCACGGGTTCCGGAATATGATCTGACCAGTCTTAAAACTGTCCTTGCGATGAGTTTTATCAAAAAAATGAATGTGAGCTACCGGCGGCGTTGGCAAGAGATTGCCGGTGCTCAGTG
The sequence above is a segment of the Effusibacillus dendaii genome. Coding sequences within it:
- a CDS encoding ABC transporter ATP-binding protein, which produces MGEQRPLLEVSHLQVSFPADAGHISVIHDVSFHVNKGEIVALVGESGSGKSVTALSVMRLHGAGIRYGADSSIRFHEQELLDLPNKVMQDIRGNQISMIFQDPMVSLNPVHKIKKQIMEPILLHQKKSKQEALGAAKQLLEQVGISDPEKRLDEYPHQLSGGMRQRVMIAMALACKPSLLIADEPTTALDVTIQAQVLQIMKQQQEQTGVSILLITHDLGVVAEMADRVLVMYAGRIVEEGDVAAIFERPLHPYTRALLQSVPKLDGKNERLASIPGTVPSPFDLPQGCPFHARCFYATDPCKAEFPAISKHTNQSAACWNPLNREESYV
- a CDS encoding ABC transporter ATP-binding protein, producing MSEPLLSVQNIKRHFSAGGGMFRKTRRAVKAVDGVSFAIGQGETLGLVGESGCGKSTTGRMIVGLLAPTDGEIFFQGQSIAEKTIRRNAGKNLQMVFQDPYASLNPRMVIRQIVAEPLLLQNWGSRAERDKRVDELLERVGLASYHASRYPDEFSGGQRQRIGIARALALSPKLIVCDEPISALDVSIQAQILNLLTDIQQDLGISYLFISHGLQAVKYVSHKIAVMYLGKIVEQAEGDSLFSNPLHPYTKALLSAVPEPDPSRRERERIVLSGDLPSPSNPPKGCRFHTRCPTAMERCKTEEPTPLTVAEDRQIACFLYE
- a CDS encoding AMP-binding protein, which gives rise to MQEEMYLETLRTLWKQQWPNHLPSEPNYPFGEVPLTTYLQRWAERQPDHPVLIYYGREVSFRELDDLSSRFSSCLADLGLTKGDRVAVFLPNCPQFHIAFYGILKLGCVHVPVNPMFKELELIYELSDSGARVIVTLDQFVPLVQSVVDQTPVHTVLVTRFSDFLPQNPTIPVHKTMTDANVDLTGTVPFMETLLLQKADYPNMDVGLDDVVAFNYTGGTTGMPKGCEHTQRDMIYTAATSATYTIESKPGDISLIYVPIFWIAGENSGLIAPVFTGNTCILLTRWDAEAVLTAIDLYKVTNTGGVVDNLVELMEHPRVPEYDLTSLKTVLAMSFIKKMNVSYRRRWQEIAGAQCVIREGAYGMTETHTMDTFTNGFQENNMDLLSEPVFCGLPMPGTEFKIVDFATRELLPLGEKGEIVIRTPSLLKSYWNKPEASQQSLQNGWFYTGDIGVLDEQGFLHFLGRKKEMLKVRGMSVFPSEIETLLGRHPAIEGSAVVGRPDAEKGEVPVAFIKLCEGALLSEADLDAWCRQNMATYKVPEIRIISEFPLTTTGKVKKEELKKLF